One part of the Tunicatimonas pelagia genome encodes these proteins:
- a CDS encoding RDD family protein translates to MPIESSLKPKKIEIHSLQVDDELQSTRLASFSRRTIAFALDWVIIILCTEMMALMLPLALIFWLIRGRVKKSLRKGQRLMKRSMLLADRQIASYEIDVKVRRRFTRYMVIYLYILMYLPIVLALGWSVSWLVELINPEQYGAVAERANQIFSSVFQPISSLNTAFDLLIRFLGAFLYFGLFTWQWDGQTPGKRLLHIKAAKISGKPFSFWSSLERATGYTSSAAFLLYGFFQCFWDRNRQTTHDKIAETVVVEA, encoded by the coding sequence ATGCCTATTGAATCTAGCCTCAAACCTAAAAAAATAGAAATTCATTCGCTTCAAGTGGATGACGAACTTCAATCGACTCGACTGGCTTCCTTTTCCCGCCGAACGATAGCCTTTGCCCTCGATTGGGTTATTATTATTTTGTGTACTGAGATGATGGCACTTATGCTGCCTTTGGCACTGATCTTCTGGCTTATTCGCGGAAGGGTGAAAAAATCGTTACGGAAGGGGCAACGGCTCATGAAACGAAGTATGTTACTGGCCGATCGGCAAATCGCTTCCTACGAAATAGATGTGAAAGTCCGGCGTCGCTTCACTCGCTACATGGTTATTTATCTCTACATTCTAATGTATTTGCCAATTGTGCTGGCCTTAGGATGGTCGGTTAGCTGGCTCGTGGAGTTGATTAATCCCGAGCAATACGGGGCAGTAGCCGAACGAGCCAATCAAATTTTTTCGTCGGTTTTTCAGCCTATCAGTAGTTTGAATACTGCCTTTGACCTGCTAATACGGTTTCTAGGCGCGTTTCTGTACTTTGGGCTATTCACCTGGCAGTGGGACGGACAAACGCCTGGTAAACGGTTGCTACATATTAAAGCTGCCAAAATCAGTGGTAAGCCATTTTCGTTCTGGTCAAGCCTAGAGCGGGCCACGGGCTACACCTCCTCGGCAGCCTTTCTACTCTACGGTTTCTTCCAGTGCTTCTGGGATCGGAACCGCCAAACCACCCACGATAAGATTGCGGAAACTGTGGTGGTTGAAGCGTAG